One stretch of Thalassovita sp. DNA includes these proteins:
- a CDS encoding formimidoylglutamate deiminase: MKVYANQVLCGQQWLSNCCVTFVDGIITGIEENAAASDADHNVDVLLPALANLHSHSFQRAMAGMTEVRAAGKDSFWTWRDLMYRFLDHLTPDHVEAIAALVFMEMQEAGYAAVGEFHYVHHQTGGRPYDQLAELSNRIYAAAHQTGIGLTHLPVLYSYGGVDQQPLAGGQLRFGNDVTRYLDLVEACKTNLTHLPPDARVGIAPHSLRATSPGDLTQVLKATPNGPVHIHIAEQQKEVADVTAKLGQRPVAWLLDNAEVNERWCLIHATHMTDSETIAMAESGAVAGLCPITEANLGDGPFNGPVFLEHGGRFGVGSDSNVRIALGEEMRSLEYSQRLRDMARNVMITGEGSVGTSLYLNAARGGAQALDRQAGTIALGQLADLVAIDSNHPTLCALQGDQLLDGLCFAAPEGIVTDTWSAGRHMVQAGRHVDREAILRRYRATIADLLQRI; this comes from the coding sequence ATGAAGGTTTACGCCAATCAGGTACTTTGCGGGCAGCAGTGGCTTTCCAACTGCTGCGTCACCTTTGTTGATGGCATCATCACCGGCATCGAAGAGAACGCCGCTGCCAGCGATGCGGACCACAACGTCGATGTGTTGCTGCCAGCGCTGGCCAATCTGCACAGCCACAGTTTTCAACGCGCAATGGCCGGCATGACCGAGGTGCGCGCGGCGGGCAAAGACAGTTTCTGGACCTGGCGCGATCTGATGTACCGGTTTCTGGATCATCTGACGCCCGACCATGTTGAAGCGATCGCGGCCCTGGTTTTCATGGAGATGCAGGAAGCGGGCTATGCTGCGGTGGGTGAGTTTCACTATGTCCACCACCAAACCGGCGGGCGCCCCTACGATCAGCTGGCTGAGCTGAGCAACCGGATCTACGCCGCCGCCCATCAGACCGGCATTGGGCTGACGCATTTACCGGTTCTTTACAGCTACGGCGGTGTTGATCAGCAACCACTGGCAGGCGGTCAGCTGCGGTTCGGTAATGATGTCACGCGCTATCTGGATCTGGTTGAGGCCTGCAAAACCAACCTGACCCACCTGCCGCCTGACGCACGGGTTGGCATCGCCCCGCATTCCCTGCGCGCCACAAGTCCCGGCGACCTTACCCAGGTTCTGAAGGCCACGCCGAACGGGCCGGTGCACATCCATATCGCGGAGCAACAGAAAGAGGTCGCGGATGTCACCGCAAAGCTGGGCCAACGTCCGGTCGCCTGGCTGCTGGACAACGCCGAGGTCAATGAACGCTGGTGCCTGATCCACGCGACCCATATGACGGATTCAGAAACCATCGCCATGGCAGAAAGCGGCGCGGTGGCTGGCCTCTGCCCCATTACCGAGGCCAATCTGGGCGATGGCCCGTTCAACGGGCCGGTGTTTTTGGAACACGGCGGGCGCTTTGGGGTCGGCTCAGACTCAAACGTTCGGATCGCATTGGGCGAAGAGATGCGAAGCCTGGAATACTCCCAACGTCTGCGCGACATGGCGCGCAATGTGATGATCACGGGCGAAGGTTCGGTCGGCACATCGCTCTACCTGAATGCAGCGCGGGGCGGTGCGCAGGCGCTGGATCGTCAGGCAGGCACAATCGCGCTGGGGCAACTGGCCGATCTGGTCGCCATTGATAGCAACCACCCAACGCTATGCGCCTTGCAGGGCGATCAACTGCTGGACGGTCTGTGTTTCGCCGCACCTGAGGGTATTGTTACCGACACCTGGTCCGCCGGTCGCCACATGGTTCAGGCAGGCCGCCACGTGGACCGCGAGGCCATCCTGCGCCGCTACCGCGCAACAATTGCAGACCTGCTGCAACGCATCTGA
- the hutI gene encoding imidazolonepropionase, with protein sequence MSPKLILRNAKIATINEGASGYGMIDAGALVLSDGQIEWVGAEQDLPAQYAGAAVEDLAGRLVTPGLIDCHTHVVFGGDRAQEFEMRLNGAGYEEIARAGGGINSTVKATRQAAFVELVISALPRVDALISEGLTTLEIKSGYGLEREAELTMLRAAREIGKRRDITVKTTYLGAHATPPEYKGRDDAYIDEVVIPTLIAAHQEGLVDAVDGFCEGIAFQPDQIARVFEAAKSLGLPVKLHAEQLSNLGGAKLAASYGALSADHIEYLDEAGVRAMAQAGTIAVILPGAFYTLRETQKPPVELLRTHKVPMALATDCNPGSSPLTSLLLTMNMGCTLFRLPPAEALAGVTCHAARALGLSDRGVIAAGKRADLAIWDVSHPAELSYRIGFNPLYKRIFGGQA encoded by the coding sequence ATGAGTCCAAAACTGATCCTTCGAAACGCCAAGATTGCGACGATCAATGAGGGCGCCTCGGGCTATGGGATGATCGATGCGGGCGCGCTGGTTCTGTCTGACGGGCAGATCGAATGGGTCGGGGCCGAACAGGATCTGCCCGCGCAATATGCAGGCGCTGCGGTGGAGGATCTTGCAGGTCGGCTGGTGACACCGGGCTTGATTGATTGCCACACCCATGTGGTGTTCGGCGGCGACCGTGCCCAGGAATTTGAGATGCGCCTGAACGGGGCCGGTTATGAGGAAATCGCCCGCGCTGGCGGCGGCATCAATTCAACAGTGAAGGCCACGCGGCAGGCCGCCTTCGTGGAGCTGGTCATCAGCGCCTTGCCACGGGTGGATGCGCTGATCTCCGAAGGGCTGACAACGCTTGAGATCAAATCGGGCTACGGGCTGGAACGTGAGGCCGAGCTGACGATGCTGCGGGCCGCGCGAGAGATCGGCAAGCGTCGGGACATCACGGTCAAGACCACCTATCTGGGGGCCCATGCCACGCCGCCGGAATATAAGGGGCGCGATGATGCTTATATTGATGAGGTTGTCATCCCCACGCTGATCGCCGCGCATCAGGAAGGTCTGGTCGATGCGGTGGATGGCTTCTGCGAAGGTATTGCCTTCCAGCCGGATCAGATCGCGCGGGTGTTTGAGGCCGCCAAATCCTTGGGGCTGCCGGTTAAGCTGCATGCCGAACAGCTGTCCAATCTGGGGGGCGCCAAGCTTGCGGCCTCTTACGGGGCGCTTTCTGCTGATCATATTGAATATCTGGATGAGGCCGGGGTGCGGGCCATGGCGCAGGCGGGGACCATTGCGGTGATCCTGCCGGGGGCCTTCTACACGTTGCGGGAAACACAAAAACCGCCGGTGGAACTGCTGCGCACCCATAAGGTGCCCATGGCGCTGGCCACGGATTGCAATCCCGGGTCCTCACCGCTGACGTCGCTGTTGCTGACGATGAACATGGGCTGCACCCTGTTTCGCCTGCCCCCGGCCGAAGCGCTGGCGGGCGTCACCTGCCACGCGGCGCGTGCGCTTGGTCTGTCAGACCGGGGTGTGATCGCCGCGGGCAAACGCGCTGATCTGGCGATCTGGGATGTCAGCCACCCCGCCGAACTGTCTTATCGCATCGGGTTTAACCCGCTCTACAAACGTATCTTTGGAGGTCAAGCGTGA
- the hutH gene encoding histidine ammonia-lyase — translation MIPLTLTPGQVNLTQLEEIYRTEAAICLDDSCRPAIEAAADRIAAAAAGEAPVYGVNTGFGKLASMKIAPEDTATLQRNLILSHCCGVGEAMPRRMVRLMMSLKLLSFGRGASGVRWALIELMQDMLAKGVTPVVPAKGSVGASGDLAPLSNMTAVVIGEGEAEYQGEVLPGAEALARAGLQPIELGPKEGLAFINGTQFSTAYGLAGLFEIWRAARNALVVSSLSTDAIMGSTAPLQPEIHSLRGHRGQIEAAEAMRAILDGSEIRESHRDDDTRVQDPYCIRCQPQVTGAALDVLRQAAQTLLIEANAATDNPLVLTDAGLIVSGGNFHAEPVGFAADMIALATSEIGAISQRRIALMVDPTLSFDLPPFLTPDPGLNSGLMIAEVTTAALMSENKHLANPCVTDSTPTSANQEDHVSMAAHGARRLMQMAENLNYILGVELLCAARGVEFRAPLQTSPVLQLVLTRLRQDVTRLEEDRYMAPDLEAAKALVADGALLDGLTAELPEMG, via the coding sequence GTGATCCCACTCACCCTTACACCCGGTCAGGTCAACCTGACGCAGCTTGAAGAGATTTATCGCACCGAGGCGGCAATTTGTCTGGACGATAGCTGTCGCCCGGCGATTGAGGCTGCCGCTGACCGCATTGCCGCAGCCGCCGCCGGGGAGGCGCCGGTTTATGGGGTCAACACCGGGTTTGGCAAACTGGCCAGCATGAAGATCGCGCCTGAGGACACCGCCACCCTGCAGCGCAACCTGATCCTCAGCCATTGCTGCGGCGTGGGTGAGGCGATGCCGCGCCGGATGGTGCGGCTGATGATGTCGCTTAAACTGTTGAGCTTCGGGCGGGGCGCATCCGGCGTGCGCTGGGCCCTGATTGAGCTGATGCAGGATATGCTGGCTAAGGGGGTGACACCCGTCGTCCCGGCCAAAGGATCCGTTGGCGCGTCCGGGGATCTGGCCCCGTTGTCAAATATGACCGCCGTTGTGATCGGTGAGGGGGAGGCCGAATATCAGGGTGAGGTGCTGCCCGGTGCCGAGGCGCTGGCGCGGGCCGGGTTGCAGCCGATTGAACTGGGCCCCAAGGAAGGGCTGGCCTTTATCAACGGCACCCAGTTTTCCACCGCCTACGGTCTTGCCGGTCTGTTTGAGATCTGGCGCGCGGCGCGCAATGCACTGGTGGTGTCCTCGCTGTCGACGGATGCGATCATGGGATCCACAGCGCCGCTGCAGCCTGAAATCCATAGCCTGCGCGGACATCGCGGCCAGATCGAGGCCGCTGAGGCGATGCGGGCCATTCTGGACGGATCGGAAATCCGCGAAAGCCATCGGGATGATGACACCCGGGTGCAGGATCCCTATTGCATCCGCTGTCAGCCGCAAGTCACCGGCGCGGCGCTGGATGTGCTGCGCCAAGCCGCCCAGACCCTGCTGATTGAGGCCAATGCCGCCACGGACAATCCGCTGGTGCTGACCGACGCCGGTTTGATCGTTTCTGGTGGCAACTTCCATGCGGAACCGGTTGGGTTCGCTGCGGATATGATTGCGCTGGCCACCTCTGAGATTGGTGCGATCAGCCAACGACGCATCGCGCTGATGGTTGACCCAACCCTGAGTTTTGATCTGCCGCCTTTCCTGACGCCGGATCCGGGTCTCAATTCGGGCCTGATGATCGCTGAGGTGACGACCGCCGCTTTGATGAGTGAAAACAAGCACCTTGCAAACCCCTGCGTGACCGACAGCACGCCGACCTCGGCCAACCAGGAAGATCACGTTTCCATGGCCGCCCATGGTGCGCGTCGTCTGATGCAGATGGCTGAAAACCTGAATTACATCCTGGGGGTCGAACTGCTTTGCGCCGCGCGTGGCGTGGAATTCCGCGCGCCGCTGCAGACCAGTCCGGTGCTGCAACTGGTGCTGACCCGGCTGCGTCAGGATGTGACCCGACTGGAAGAGGACCGCTACATGGCGCCGGACCTTGAGGCGGCCAAAGCGCTGGTAGCAGACGGGGCCTTGCTGGACGGGCTGACGGCAGAACTGCCGGAGATGGGCTGA
- the hutG gene encoding N-formylglutamate deformylase, with translation MQVFDVIRGDGPIVLGQPHGGTEVPEAIAGRLNPNGTQLADTDWHIVQLYEGLLPGATVVRSHVHRYVIDANRDPTGVSLYPGQNTTTLVPLTDFDGQPIWHAGQEPSADEVEARRLAYHAPYHDALAAELDRVRAKHGVAILFDCHSIRSNIPFLFEGELPIFNTGTNLGTTCAPAVEAAVDDIARASGRPAVLNGRFKGGWTTRHYGQPAQSIHAIQMEIAQRGYMQEAAPWAWDPSRAADLRPQLQKMLDHLTTLALSGAITSEGSA, from the coding sequence ATGCAGGTGTTTGACGTCATTCGGGGCGATGGCCCAATTGTACTGGGCCAGCCGCATGGCGGCACCGAGGTGCCGGAGGCGATTGCGGGGCGCCTGAACCCCAATGGCACGCAGCTGGCGGATACGGATTGGCATATCGTGCAGCTCTATGAGGGGCTGCTGCCCGGCGCGACGGTGGTGCGGTCACATGTGCATCGCTATGTCATCGACGCCAACCGCGACCCGACTGGCGTGTCGCTCTATCCCGGTCAGAACACCACAACGCTGGTGCCGCTGACCGATTTTGACGGGCAGCCGATCTGGCACGCGGGGCAGGAGCCTTCGGCCGATGAGGTTGAAGCGCGGCGATTGGCCTACCACGCGCCTTACCACGATGCCTTGGCGGCCGAGTTGGACCGGGTGCGCGCCAAACATGGCGTTGCGATCCTGTTTGATTGCCACTCCATCCGGTCAAACATCCCGTTTCTGTTTGAGGGTGAACTGCCCATTTTCAACACCGGCACCAATCTGGGCACCACCTGCGCGCCCGCAGTAGAGGCCGCGGTGGATGACATCGCCCGGGCCTCCGGCAGACCTGCGGTGCTGAACGGCCGTTTCAAAGGCGGCTGGACCACCCGCCATTACGGTCAACCGGCCCAGAGCATCCACGCCATCCAGATGGAAATCGCCCAACGCGGCTACATGCAAGAGGCCGCGCCCTGGGCCTGGGATCCGTCCCGTGCGGCGGACCTGCGTCCGCAGCTGCAGAAGATGTTGGACCACCTCACAACCCTTGCCCTCTCGGGCGCCATTACTTCCGAAGGGAGCGCATGA
- the hutU gene encoding urocanate hydratase: protein MTDPRKNSRDVYPPTGTTLTTKSWLTEAPLRMLMNNLHPDVAENPHELVVYGGIGRAARTWQDFDLIVDSLKQLEADETLVVQSGKPVAIVKTHKDAPRVLIANSNLVPHWANWDHFNELDKKGLAMYGQMTAGSWIYIGSQGIVQGTYETFMEAGRQHYGGDLKGRWILTGGLGGMGGAQPLAAVMAGACCLAVECDEKSADFRLRTRYVDEKTHSLDEALEMIERWTKAGEAKSVALIGNAADIFPEIHKRGIRPDIVTDQTSAHDPVNGYLPQGWSVAEWRAKIETAPKEVERAARASMKVQVAAMVAFHNDGVPTVDYGNNIRQMALEEGLENAFAFPGFVPAYIRPLFCRGIGPFRWAALSGDPEDIYKTDQKVKELLPDNKHLHNWLDMARERIAFQGLPARICWVGLGDRHRLGLAFNEMVKNGELKAPVVIGRDHLDSGSVASPNRETEAMMDGSDAVSDWPLLNALVNTASGATWVSLHHGGGVGMGFSQHSGVVICADGTDDAAKRLERVLWNDPASGVWRHADAGYDSAKDCARQHGLRLPGILGS from the coding sequence ATGACCGACCCACGTAAAAACAGCCGGGATGTTTACCCACCCACCGGCACCACATTGACCACCAAAAGCTGGCTGACTGAGGCACCCTTGCGGATGCTGATGAACAACCTGCATCCCGATGTGGCTGAAAACCCGCATGAGTTGGTGGTGTACGGCGGCATTGGTCGCGCCGCGCGCACTTGGCAGGATTTCGACCTGATCGTGGACAGCCTGAAACAGCTGGAGGCGGATGAGACCTTGGTGGTGCAATCCGGCAAACCCGTGGCCATTGTAAAAACCCACAAAGACGCGCCGCGCGTTTTGATCGCAAACTCAAACCTCGTGCCGCATTGGGCGAATTGGGATCACTTCAATGAGCTCGATAAGAAAGGTCTGGCGATGTACGGCCAGATGACAGCCGGCTCATGGATCTACATTGGTAGTCAGGGCATCGTGCAGGGCACCTATGAAACCTTCATGGAGGCCGGGCGCCAGCATTATGGCGGTGACCTGAAAGGGCGCTGGATCTTGACCGGCGGTCTGGGGGGCATGGGCGGCGCCCAGCCCTTGGCGGCGGTGATGGCCGGGGCCTGCTGTCTGGCGGTGGAATGTGATGAGAAGTCCGCCGATTTCCGTCTGCGCACCCGCTATGTGGATGAGAAGACCCATAGCCTTGATGAAGCGCTGGAGATGATTGAGCGTTGGACCAAAGCGGGGGAAGCCAAATCGGTTGCCCTGATTGGCAACGCCGCCGATATCTTCCCCGAAATTCACAAGCGCGGCATCCGCCCCGATATCGTGACTGACCAGACCAGTGCGCATGATCCTGTAAATGGCTACCTGCCACAGGGCTGGAGCGTTGCCGAATGGCGCGCCAAAATCGAAACCGCCCCGAAAGAGGTGGAGCGCGCCGCGCGTGCCTCGATGAAGGTGCAGGTGGCGGCGATGGTTGCCTTCCACAACGATGGCGTTCCGACGGTCGATTATGGCAACAACATCCGCCAGATGGCGCTTGAGGAAGGGCTGGAAAATGCCTTTGCCTTCCCGGGCTTTGTGCCGGCCTATATTCGCCCGCTCTTTTGCCGCGGAATTGGTCCGTTCCGTTGGGCGGCCCTGTCGGGGGACCCGGAAGACATCTACAAGACTGACCAGAAGGTCAAAGAGCTGTTGCCAGACAACAAGCACCTGCACAATTGGCTGGATATGGCGCGGGAGCGTATTGCCTTTCAGGGGCTGCCGGCGCGGATCTGCTGGGTGGGTCTGGGCGATCGTCATCGCCTTGGCTTGGCCTTCAATGAGATGGTCAAAAACGGAGAATTGAAAGCGCCTGTGGTGATCGGCCGGGATCATCTGGATTCGGGTTCGGTTGCCTCCCCCAACCGTGAGACTGAGGCGATGATGGATGGGTCTGACGCGGTGTCGGACTGGCCGTTGCTGAATGCGCTGGTCAACACCGCCTCGGGCGCCACCTGGGTGTCGCTGCACCACGGTGGTGGCGTTGGCATGGGCTTTTCACAGCATTCCGGCGTGGTGATCTGCGCCGACGGCACGGATGATGCGGCCAAGCGGTTGGAGCGGGTTTTGTGGAATGATCCGGCTTCAGGCGTTTGGCGTCATGCAGACGCTGGGTATGATAGCGCCAAGGACTGCGCGCGCCAGCATGGGCTACGCCTGCCGGGGATCCTTGGCAGCTGA
- a CDS encoding BCCT family transporter, with the protein MSDDTDTDYEVGQDNVQIFGLDIHNPVFAVSGLTILAFVFFTLVFQEQAGTFFGWLRPALTSQFDWVFMLAGNIFVVFSLLLIVTPFGRIRLGGDDAKPDYSYAGWFAMLFAAGMGIGLVFWGVAEPISHYGTSLGGTALGDGGVRTDWAPLGAAANDPEAAKSLAMAATIFHWGLHPWAIYAVVALALAYFGYNKGLPLTMRSVFYPIFGEATWGPVGHVIDVLAVFATIFGLATSLGLGAEQALAGLNHLFGFGISDGSKVLLIVLITAFALVSVVAGLEKGVKRLSEVNMVLAAALLILVLIVGPTLAILTGFFSNIGSYVVNLPALSGVIGREDTNFMQGWTAFYWAWWISWSPFVGMFIARVSRGRTIREFVICVLIIPTIVGALWMSVFGGAALDQVMSGAGEAVSAAGLELKMFVMFESFPLSGLLSFIGIVLVIVFFVTSSDSGSLVIDSITAGGKTDAPTAQRVFWCVLEGAIAIALLLGGGLAALQAAAIATGFPFAIVLILMCISLFKGLLSDRQK; encoded by the coding sequence ATGTCAGACGATACCGATACCGACTATGAAGTCGGTCAAGACAACGTCCAGATTTTCGGCCTAGACATCCACAATCCAGTGTTTGCTGTCTCAGGCCTGACGATCCTTGCTTTTGTGTTTTTTACGTTGGTGTTTCAGGAACAAGCGGGGACGTTTTTTGGCTGGTTGCGGCCTGCGCTGACCAGTCAGTTTGATTGGGTCTTTATGTTGGCGGGCAACATCTTTGTGGTGTTCAGCCTGCTGCTGATCGTGACCCCCTTTGGCCGTATCCGATTGGGGGGTGACGATGCCAAACCTGATTATTCCTATGCCGGATGGTTTGCGATGCTGTTTGCCGCGGGCATGGGCATTGGTCTGGTGTTCTGGGGTGTGGCCGAGCCGATCTCGCACTATGGGACGTCGCTTGGGGGTACTGCGCTTGGTGACGGCGGGGTGCGCACCGACTGGGCGCCGCTGGGCGCTGCGGCCAATGATCCCGAGGCGGCCAAATCGCTGGCGATGGCGGCGACGATTTTCCACTGGGGTCTGCACCCCTGGGCGATCTATGCGGTTGTGGCGCTGGCGCTGGCCTATTTTGGCTATAACAAGGGCCTGCCGCTGACCATGCGATCGGTCTTCTATCCTATCTTTGGTGAGGCAACCTGGGGCCCAGTTGGCCATGTCATCGACGTCTTGGCCGTTTTTGCAACGATCTTTGGTCTGGCAACATCCTTGGGGCTTGGCGCAGAACAGGCGCTGGCCGGATTGAACCACCTGTTTGGCTTCGGCATCTCAGATGGCAGCAAGGTGCTGCTGATCGTGCTGATCACCGCCTTTGCCTTGGTTTCGGTGGTGGCCGGTCTGGAAAAAGGGGTGAAACGCCTGTCCGAGGTCAACATGGTGCTGGCAGCGGCCCTGTTGATCCTGGTGCTGATCGTTGGACCAACCCTTGCCATTCTGACCGGGTTCTTCAGCAACATCGGGTCTTATGTTGTGAACCTTCCAGCGCTGTCCGGCGTGATCGGACGGGAAGACACCAACTTCATGCAGGGCTGGACGGCCTTCTACTGGGCCTGGTGGATTTCCTGGTCACCCTTTGTGGGCATGTTCATTGCGCGGGTGTCCCGCGGCCGTACCATTCGGGAGTTTGTGATCTGCGTGCTGATCATCCCGACCATCGTTGGGGCGCTGTGGATGTCGGTCTTTGGCGGCGCAGCATTGGATCAGGTCATGTCCGGCGCAGGTGAGGCGGTATCGGCCGCTGGCTTGGAATTGAAGATGTTTGTCATGTTCGAAAGCTTCCCGCTCTCTGGTCTGCTGTCCTTCATCGGAATTGTCTTGGTCATCGTGTTCTTTGTTACTTCGTCCGACTCGGGCTCACTGGTGATCGATTCGATCACCGCGGGTGGCAAAACCGACGCGCCCACGGCACAGCGTGTATTCTGGTGCGTGCTGGAAGGGGCCATTGCCATCGCCCTGTTGCTGGGCGGCGGACTGGCAGCGCTGCAAGCGGCGGCAATTGCCACTGGCTTCCCCTTTGCGATCGTGCTGATTCTGATGTGCATCTCCCTGTTCAAGGGGCTGCTGTCTGACCGGCAGAAGTAA
- a CDS encoding ATP-binding protein, translated as MQDYLDEDSVRESDLRRSLYFSRFVAFCNVLLLLPWVLYFSYQGAWPNVYNVTISTLPSLCVLGVLFTRYHYIGRLIWLNVLCYNLLRDAYDFGLHIEVEISGFWLLAMPFLLFSSLAERRTQLAMSSICVGVVIFVLSMDFFGLHSPAELPPPAELAGIEFGIRMTTVAMLIAQMLYFGYLNRKLTNGLLHAIDNARQAAKAKGEFLANMSHEIRTPMNGMIGMLEVLEAEGLKAKQRPLVGTIRNSALSLLRIIDDILDASKIEAGKMDVANSRMELIPVIEGAAQTLRVMSDENQVRIRHFIHPDMPNWIVSDSGRLRQVLLNLLSNAVKYSAKRLTGRDGVVWMISDLDEAGNIRFTFRDNGIGMSDAFQAEMFEPFSQGEAPAKRQVEGTGLGLVITLNLVTLMGGKIEVKSKEGEGSEFVVTLPVVTAEGPPTHADLQGRHVICLSAIIDAAEKYLREFFDRKGVEAEYVYTREEALAAGRLVERPVFLLTQSDLDEDEVTMSFLRAALPGARFVVFGVSRAARYGRVNKDTYMVQVRPILVSDLVSGIEEMTQDDHDEAEPKTNLPSRVAPLDQRLRILAVEDNMINQAVLAKQLELLGVEYDMAANGHEGLDLWRQNSYDLVLSDCFMPIMDGFELTAAIRAQEQREDLTPTPIVALTADAIQGKHEACRAAGMDDTLIKPVELAELREKLLQNVNTGESDAA; from the coding sequence ATGCAAGACTATCTTGATGAAGACAGCGTTAGAGAAAGCGATCTGCGCCGCAGCCTGTACTTCAGCAGGTTCGTTGCCTTCTGCAACGTCCTATTGTTGCTGCCATGGGTGCTTTATTTTTCGTACCAAGGTGCGTGGCCCAATGTCTATAATGTCACCATCTCTACCCTGCCATCGCTCTGTGTTCTTGGCGTTCTATTCACGCGCTACCACTATATTGGCCGCCTGATTTGGCTGAATGTACTGTGTTACAATTTGCTGAGGGACGCTTACGACTTTGGTTTGCATATCGAAGTTGAAATTTCCGGCTTCTGGCTGTTGGCGATGCCGTTTCTATTGTTTTCCTCTCTTGCAGAGCGGCGCACCCAACTTGCGATGTCGTCGATCTGTGTGGGGGTCGTAATTTTTGTGCTGTCGATGGATTTTTTCGGCCTGCACTCGCCTGCTGAATTACCGCCACCTGCAGAACTGGCCGGTATTGAATTCGGAATTCGTATGACCACGGTCGCGATGTTGATCGCGCAGATGCTCTATTTTGGCTATCTCAACCGCAAGCTGACCAACGGCCTACTACACGCGATTGACAATGCCCGGCAGGCTGCGAAAGCCAAGGGGGAGTTTCTGGCCAACATGAGCCACGAAATCCGGACGCCGATGAATGGCATGATCGGCATGCTGGAGGTGTTGGAAGCGGAAGGGCTGAAAGCCAAACAACGACCGCTGGTCGGGACCATCCGAAACTCTGCCCTGTCCCTGTTGCGGATCATTGATGACATTCTGGATGCCTCCAAGATCGAGGCGGGCAAAATGGATGTGGCCAATTCCCGGATGGAGCTGATCCCGGTGATTGAAGGGGCGGCGCAGACCCTGCGGGTGATGTCTGACGAAAATCAGGTGCGGATCCGCCATTTCATCCATCCCGATATGCCCAATTGGATCGTCTCTGACTCGGGCCGTTTGCGGCAGGTTCTGCTGAACCTGCTCAGCAATGCCGTGAAGTATTCCGCCAAACGTCTGACGGGTCGTGACGGTGTCGTATGGATGATTTCGGATCTGGATGAAGCCGGCAACATACGTTTCACCTTCCGCGACAATGGCATCGGCATGAGTGACGCCTTTCAGGCAGAGATGTTTGAACCTTTCTCGCAAGGCGAGGCACCCGCGAAGCGCCAGGTTGAAGGCACCGGGCTGGGGTTGGTGATTACGCTCAATCTGGTGACGCTAATGGGTGGGAAAATCGAGGTCAAAAGTAAGGAAGGCGAAGGATCTGAGTTTGTAGTGACCTTGCCTGTTGTGACTGCAGAGGGCCCCCCAACCCATGCAGACCTGCAAGGGCGTCATGTAATTTGTCTGTCTGCAATCATTGATGCTGCCGAAAAGTACCTGCGAGAATTTTTTGATCGCAAGGGAGTCGAGGCCGAGTACGTCTATACACGCGAAGAGGCATTGGCGGCTGGGCGGTTGGTTGAGCGCCCAGTGTTTCTGCTAACACAGTCTGATCTGGACGAAGACGAGGTCACGATGTCTTTCTTGCGGGCCGCATTGCCGGGTGCGCGATTTGTGGTCTTTGGCGTGTCGCGGGCGGCGCGTTACGGCCGCGTCAATAAAGACACCTATATGGTTCAAGTGCGTCCGATCCTTGTGTCTGATTTGGTGAGCGGCATTGAGGAAATGACGCAAGACGATCACGACGAGGCGGAGCCCAAAACCAACCTCCCGAGCCGGGTTGCCCCGCTGGATCAGCGGCTGCGAATCCTTGCCGTCGAAGACAACATGATCAATCAGGCCGTGCTGGCCAAGCAGCTGGAGCTGTTGGGCGTGGAATATGACATGGCGGCCAATGGTCATGAGGGTTTGGATCTCTGGCGTCAGAACAGCTACGATCTGGTGCTGTCGGATTGCTTCATGCCGATTATGGATGGGTTTGAGCTGACCGCCGCAATCCGCGCGCAGGAGCAGCGTGAGGATCTGACCCCCACCCCGATTGTGGCGCTTACTGCGGATGCCATTCAGGGCAAACATGAGGCATGCCGGGCGGCGGGTATGGATGACACGTTGATCAAGCCGGTGGAACTGGCGGAGCTGCGTGAAAAGCTGCTTCAAAACGTAAACACCGGGGAGTCTGACGCGGCTTAA
- a CDS encoding (2Fe-2S)-binding protein: protein MIICSCEAISDKDIHAAIDWMRASDETAIITPGKIYHALGKSPNCGGCIKLFVSKMRDNPNTEVPAELRGLRRTGAAAQQLV, encoded by the coding sequence ATGATCATTTGCAGCTGCGAAGCCATCAGCGACAAAGATATCCACGCCGCCATCGATTGGATGCGCGCGTCGGATGAGACTGCGATCATCACGCCTGGGAAGATCTATCACGCCTTGGGCAAATCCCCGAACTGCGGTGGCTGCATCAAACTGTTTGTGTCCAAAATGCGCGACAATCCCAACACCGAGGTTCCCGCGGAACTGCGCGGGCTGCGCCGCACCGGCGCTGCGGCTCAACAGCTGGTGTGA